Part of the Cryptosporangium arvum DSM 44712 genome, CGCGTCGACCGCGCGGCCGTAGCCCGCCGCCGACGGGTGGAACCGGTCGGGCGAGAACATCTCGACCGGGTTGGCCGCGAACTCCGCGCCGAGCAGGTCGCCGAGCGACACCGTGCGCCCGCCGGCCTCGACCGTGGCCACGGTCTGCGCCGCGGCCAGGTCCCGGCTCCAGCGCCGGACGATGTAGCGCAGCGGCTGCGGGATCGGCCGGATCGTCCCCAGGTCGGGGCAGGTGCCGACGACGACATCGACGCCGGAATCGACCAGGCGGCGCACCGCGCGCTTGAGCTGGCCCACCGCGATCGACGGCCGGGTCTTGTGGGTGACGTCGTTGCCGCCGATGAAGATCAGCGCCAGTTGGGGCCGCTGCGGCTGCGCCAGCACGTAGTCGACCTGCACGGCCAGATCGACGCTCCGCGCACCGACCACGGCGGCCGAGACGACGTCGACCGGACGGTCGGCGAGCCGGGCCAGCGCGGTGCCGAACAGCGCGCCGGGCGTCTGGGCGACGTCGTCGACGCCGTAGCCGACCATGCTGGAGTCGCCGAGCAGCGCCAGCTGCACCGCGGGCCCGGACGAAGCGCCGGTCGGCGGGGTGTACCGCCCGTCGGCGGGCGGCGGGCCGGCCTCCAGCGGCTGGATCGCACGACGGGCCAGGTTCGCCTGGCCGAGCAGTAGTCCGTAGAAGGCAGCGCTGAGTAGCCCGAGGCCACCCCCACCGAAGGCCGCGCCGATCGCGACCTGCTTCGCGTGAAGTACTCGACCGTCCACGTGTCACCTCCTGCTCACGCCGTGTGACTGACGCCACTGCTGGCTCGCGCCGCGGTGCGTGAGCATCCGCGGCGCTGATTCAAAGTTAGCTCGGAGTCGGTTATGTCGGCTCCGTCAGTCGGTGACCCGTCATTCGCGAGTAGGGAATACTCCCCATCCACAACTGAAAGCAGGGGCACGACCGAGAACGGGGAGCCGCACCGTGCGCCGAGCACTGGTCCTGGTCGCGTTGACGCTCGCCTCGGCGGTGACCTCGGTGCTGCTGGCCGTCGCGGTCAATGTGGCCACCGGCGGTGAGCTGCCACCGGGGCTGGCTCCCGCGGAGCCGCTGGCCTGGCCGGCCGTGGCGGTCGCCGGGCTGGTCACCGCGGTGCTCGCGTACTGGCAGCAGCGCCCGCTCGGCGGGGCTGAGCCCGAGCCGGTCGCGGTGGACCCGGCGCGGCCGACGCCGCCCGCCGAGCTGCCCGCGTTACCCGCGCTGTTCACCGGCCGCCAGAGCGAGGCCGACCGGATCCTCGCCGCGATCGACGGCGGGGCGCCGCTCGTCGCGGTGTCCGGCCCGGGCGGCGTCGGCAAATCGGCGTTGATCCTGCACGTCGCGCACCTCGTCCACAGCCGCTACCCGGACGGGACGCTGTTCGTCCGCCTGCGTGGGGCGAGTTCCGAACCGGCCGATCCGGCCGAGGTGCTCCCGCGGCTGCTCCGGAGCCTGCGCCCGGCCGACGGCGACGACGGGGAGCTGCGCGGGGACGTCGAGACGCTCGCGGCCCGGTTACGCACCCGGCTGGCCGGCCGTCGGTACCTGCTGGTCTTCGACGACGCCGGCGGCGCCGACCAGGTGCGCCCGCTGCTGCCCGGTGCGTCCGGCTCGCTGGTGCTGGTGACCAGCCGCCCGGTGCTGGCCGAACTCACCTCCGCGACGCTCGTCGGCCTCGAGGAGTTCTCCGACGCCGAGGCGCGCGAGCTGCTGGCCCGGCTGGCCGGCGACCAGCGGGTGAGCGCCGACCCGGCCGCCACCGAAGCGGTCGTGCGCGCGTGCGGCAACCTGCCGCTGGCGGTCGCGATCGCCGGGAGCCGGCTGCGGGCCCGGCCGTCGTGGTCGATGGCCACGCTGGCCGGACGCCTGGCCGACGAGGAGCGCCGCCTGGACGAGCTGAGCTCGGGACGCGACGCCGTGCGGGCCAGCGTCGCCGCGACCTACACCGAGCTCGACGCGTACCACCAGCGGGTGTTCCGCCGCCTCGGCGCGCACCCCGGCACGGACTTCGACGCGTCGGCCGCGGCGGCGCTGGCCGACCTGGTCGGGTCCGGCGCGGTGCCCGCCCTCGACCGGCTGGTCGAGCGGCAGCTGGTGCAGGTGACGACGTCGGATCGGTACCGGTTGCACGACCTGCTGCGCCTCTACGCGATCGAGGAACTCGGCGCGGAGTACGTCGACGCGCTCCGCCGGTTGGCCGACCACTACGCCGCGCGGGCCCGGGCCGCGATCGAACCGTGGGTCCCGTGGGAGGCCGCGTTCGGCCCCCGGTCGGAGAGCGGGGATCCCGAACACCGCGCCTACGTCGACGACGAGCGCGAGAACCTCATCGCCACCGTCACCGCGGCCGCCCAGCACCGGGACGGGCACCCCGAGCTGCGGGAAGCCGCCTGGAGCCTGGCCGCCGCGGCCGAGCCGGCGTTCACGCGCTACCCGTACCACGCCGACGCCCGGCGGCTCTGGGAAGCGGGGCTGGCCATCGCCCACTCGACCGGAGTGCCCGAGCGGATCGCCCAGGCGGAGTACGCGGCGGCCCGGGCGTCCCAGTACAGCGGTGACGTCCGCGGCGGGCTCGCGCACGCCCGGGCGTCGCTGAGCTGGTGGGAGCGGGCCGGCCACCGGCTCAACACCGCCGCCGCGCACCGTCGGCTGGCCAGCGCGCTGTACGCCGCCGGGCTGTTCACCGAAGCCGAGGAGCACTACGGCGAAGCGTTACGGCTCTGCGCCGAGCATCCGGGCGGGGAGGGCGTCTCGCTGCGCGCCAGCGCCCTGCGGGGCCTCGGTTCGCTCCATCTCGCCTTCGGCCGGATCGACGACGCGGTACGCACCCTGCAGAAGGCGGTCGACGTGCGGCGCGAGGCCGGCGACGACGCCGGTCTGGCCCGCGCGCGGACCTCGCTCGCCCGGGCGCACCGCAAGGCCGGCCGGATCGAGGTCGCCCGGGAACTCGTCACGCCGCAGATCGCCGTGTTCCGGCGGTTGGGTGACGTGATGTGGGAGATCACCGCCCTGCGCGAACTGGGCCGGCTGGAGCTGGCCGAGGGGCGGCTGGCGTTGGCCACCGACCACCTGGAGGCGGCGCGGGTGCTCGCGCTGCGCAACCACAACCGGACCGGGGCGGTGATCACGCTCGTGGCGCTGGCCGAGGTCGACGCCGCCGCCGGCCGATCGGACGCCGCCGCGGCCCGGTTCCGGGAGGCGGCCGAGGGGTTCCACGCGGCCGAGGACCGGGTCCGCGAAGGCACCACCCAGTTGAAACTCGCGCTCCTCCTGGCTCGAACCGGCGCCGGCCGCGAGGCCGACGCGGCCGCCGAGCGGGCCAGGGCCGTGTTGACCGGGCTGGACGTTCCGGACGCCGCCGACCTCTGGCGCCGGCTCGCAGAGATGCGCGGCGCGGCCGGTGCGACCCCTTCCGACCTCGGTGGTTAGTCTCGAAAGCGAGAATCTCCGGCAGAGAGAGCTGACACCGTGCGGTACTTCGAGTCTGTGGTCGACCTGATCGGTAACACACCACTGGTGAAACTGCGGTCCGTCGCCGACGGGGTGCCGGGCACCGTCCTGGCCAAGATCGAGTACCTCAACCCTGGCGGCTCGGTGAAGGACCGGATCGCGGTCAAGATGGTCGAGGCGGCCGAGAAGTCGGGCGCGCTGAGGCCCGGCGGCACGATCGTCGAGCCCACCAGCGGAAACACCGGTGTCGGCCTGGCCATCGTGGCGCAGACCAAGGGCTACAAGTGCGTCTTCGTCTGCCCCGACAAGGTCAGCGAGGACAAGCGGGACGTGCTGCGCGCGTACGGCGCCGAGGTCGTGGTGTGCCCCACCGCGGTGGCCCCCGAGCACCCCGATTCGTACTACAACGTCTCCGACCGGCTGGTCCGGGAGATCGACGGCGCCTGGAAGCCCGACCAGTACTCCAACCCCGAGGGCCCGGCCAGCCACTACGCCACCACCGGCCCGGAGATCTGGAACGACACCGACGGCAGGATCACGCACTTCGTCACCGGGATCGGCACCGGCGGCACGATCACCGGCACCGGCCGGTACCTCAAGGAGAAGGCCGCCGAGGCCGGGCGCGAGATCACGATCGTCGGCGTCGACCCGGAGGGCTCGGTGTACTCCGGCGGCACCGGGCGCCCGTACCTGGTCGAGGGCGTCGGCGAGGACTTCTGGCCGTCCGCGTACGACCCGTCGGTCACCGACCAGGTGGTTCCGGTCTCCGACGCCGAGTCGTTCCTGCTCACCCGGCGCCTGGCCCGCGAGGAGGGCCTGCTCGTCGGCGGCTCCTGCGGGATGGCGGTCGCCGGGGCGCTGAAGGTGGCGCGGGAGGCCGGCCCCGACGCGGTGGTCGTCGTGCTGCTGCCGGACGGCGGCCGCGGCTACCTCTCGAAGATCTTCAACGACGAGTGGATGGCCGGGTACGGCTTCCTCAACCTGGCCGACCGCACGCCCGGTGGCATCACGGTGGGGGAGGTGCTGCGGGCCAAGAGCGAGGGGCTGCCGCAGCTCGTCCACACGCACCCGAACGAGACCGTGAAGACCGCGATCGACATCATGCGCGAGTACCACGTCTCGCAGATGCCGGTCGTCCGGGCCGAGCCGCCGGTGATGGCGGCCGAGATCGCCGGTTCGGTGAGCGAGGCCGCGTTGCTCGACGCGCTGTTCGACCGCCGGGCCGCGCTGAACGACGCGGTCGAGCAGCACATGGGCTCGCCGCTGCCCGCGGTAGGGGCCGGTGAATCGGTGGACGCCGCGATGAAGGCGGTGGAGGTGTCCGACGCCGCGGTGGTGCTGGAGGACGGCAAGCCGATCGGCATCCTGACGCGTCAGGATCTCCTCTTTTATCTAGCCCAGTAACAATCCCCTCAAAAAATCTTGCTAAATCGGTGCAAATTGGTGCGCCGATTTAGCGAGGTTGTCTACACAGGACACGCGTTGTTCG contains:
- a CDS encoding SGNH/GDSL hydrolase family protein; its protein translation is MDGRVLHAKQVAIGAAFGGGGLGLLSAAFYGLLLGQANLARRAIQPLEAGPPPADGRYTPPTGASSGPAVQLALLGDSSMVGYGVDDVAQTPGALFGTALARLADRPVDVVSAAVVGARSVDLAVQVDYVLAQPQRPQLALIFIGGNDVTHKTRPSIAVGQLKRAVRRLVDSGVDVVVGTCPDLGTIRPIPQPLRYIVRRWSRDLAAAQTVATVEAGGRTVSLGDLLGAEFAANPVEMFSPDRFHPSAAGYGRAVDAMLPSAAAALGIGSAATDEPRPERGEGVRSLVDAAVAAAEAAGTEVAPAEVAGRERGPWGRWVELRHRIRLFGGTPTVGTAPEAPPADAALGMA
- a CDS encoding ATP-binding protein; the protein is MRRALVLVALTLASAVTSVLLAVAVNVATGGELPPGLAPAEPLAWPAVAVAGLVTAVLAYWQQRPLGGAEPEPVAVDPARPTPPAELPALPALFTGRQSEADRILAAIDGGAPLVAVSGPGGVGKSALILHVAHLVHSRYPDGTLFVRLRGASSEPADPAEVLPRLLRSLRPADGDDGELRGDVETLAARLRTRLAGRRYLLVFDDAGGADQVRPLLPGASGSLVLVTSRPVLAELTSATLVGLEEFSDAEARELLARLAGDQRVSADPAATEAVVRACGNLPLAVAIAGSRLRARPSWSMATLAGRLADEERRLDELSSGRDAVRASVAATYTELDAYHQRVFRRLGAHPGTDFDASAAAALADLVGSGAVPALDRLVERQLVQVTTSDRYRLHDLLRLYAIEELGAEYVDALRRLADHYAARARAAIEPWVPWEAAFGPRSESGDPEHRAYVDDERENLIATVTAAAQHRDGHPELREAAWSLAAAAEPAFTRYPYHADARRLWEAGLAIAHSTGVPERIAQAEYAAARASQYSGDVRGGLAHARASLSWWERAGHRLNTAAAHRRLASALYAAGLFTEAEEHYGEALRLCAEHPGGEGVSLRASALRGLGSLHLAFGRIDDAVRTLQKAVDVRREAGDDAGLARARTSLARAHRKAGRIEVARELVTPQIAVFRRLGDVMWEITALRELGRLELAEGRLALATDHLEAARVLALRNHNRTGAVITLVALAEVDAAAGRSDAAAARFREAAEGFHAAEDRVREGTTQLKLALLLARTGAGREADAAAERARAVLTGLDVPDAADLWRRLAEMRGAAGATPSDLGG
- a CDS encoding cystathionine beta-synthase translates to MRYFESVVDLIGNTPLVKLRSVADGVPGTVLAKIEYLNPGGSVKDRIAVKMVEAAEKSGALRPGGTIVEPTSGNTGVGLAIVAQTKGYKCVFVCPDKVSEDKRDVLRAYGAEVVVCPTAVAPEHPDSYYNVSDRLVREIDGAWKPDQYSNPEGPASHYATTGPEIWNDTDGRITHFVTGIGTGGTITGTGRYLKEKAAEAGREITIVGVDPEGSVYSGGTGRPYLVEGVGEDFWPSAYDPSVTDQVVPVSDAESFLLTRRLAREEGLLVGGSCGMAVAGALKVAREAGPDAVVVVLLPDGGRGYLSKIFNDEWMAGYGFLNLADRTPGGITVGEVLRAKSEGLPQLVHTHPNETVKTAIDIMREYHVSQMPVVRAEPPVMAAEIAGSVSEAALLDALFDRRAALNDAVEQHMGSPLPAVGAGESVDAAMKAVEVSDAAVVLEDGKPIGILTRQDLLFYLAQ